From one Physeter macrocephalus isolate SW-GA chromosome 18, ASM283717v5, whole genome shotgun sequence genomic stretch:
- the LTO1 gene encoding protein LTO1 homolog isoform X1, which yields MESPVHVAEFLAVLKHLTKQSSLQTQNWGSMTWLQTNYRGDFAKQIPGPYSRLTEYEGFHGEGYQKGYEEGSSLGMIEGRQYGTLHGAKIGSEIGCYQGFAFAWRCLLHGCATEKDSKKMKVLESLIRMIQKFPYDDPTYDKLHEDLDRIRGKFKQLCSLLNVQPDFKISAEGSGLSF from the exons ATGGAAAGCCCGGTACATGTTGCAGAGTTTTTGGCTGTTTTGAAGCACTTGACCAAGCAGTCTAGCTTACAGACTCAGAACTGGGGCTCGATGACCTGGCTGCAGACGAATTACCGGGGAGATTTTGCaaagcagattcctgggccttACTCCAGACTTACTGAATACGAGGG GTTTCACGGGGAAGGTTATCAGAAAGGCTATGAAGAAGGAAGTAGTTTGGGTATGATTGAAGGAAGACAGTATGGCACGTTACATGGAGCTAAAATCGGATCTGAG ATCGGGTGCTACCAAGGTTTTGCCTTTGCTTGGAGATGTCTCCTGCACGGCTGCGCCACTGAGAAAGACAG CAAAAAGATGAAGGTCTTAGAATCGTTGATTAGAATGATTCAGAAATTCCCTTATGATGACCCTACTTATGATAAACTTCATGAAGACTTAGACAGAATTAGAGGGAAATTTAAGCAG ctTTGTTCGTTACTAAACGTCCAGCCCGACTTTAAAATTAGTGCAGAAGGTTCCGGACTTTCATTTTGA
- the LTO1 gene encoding protein LTO1 homolog isoform X3, producing the protein MRDEEARSLAGPHSQFHGEGYQKGYEEGSSLGMIEGRQYGTLHGAKIGSEIGCYQGFAFAWRCLLHGCATEKDSKKMKVLESLIRMIQKFPYDDPTYDKLHEDLDRIRGKFKQLCSLLNVQPDFKISAEGSGLSF; encoded by the exons ATGAGAG ATGAGGAGGCAAGGTCACTCGcagggccacacagcca GTTTCACGGGGAAGGTTATCAGAAAGGCTATGAAGAAGGAAGTAGTTTGGGTATGATTGAAGGAAGACAGTATGGCACGTTACATGGAGCTAAAATCGGATCTGAG ATCGGGTGCTACCAAGGTTTTGCCTTTGCTTGGAGATGTCTCCTGCACGGCTGCGCCACTGAGAAAGACAG CAAAAAGATGAAGGTCTTAGAATCGTTGATTAGAATGATTCAGAAATTCCCTTATGATGACCCTACTTATGATAAACTTCATGAAGACTTAGACAGAATTAGAGGGAAATTTAAGCAG ctTTGTTCGTTACTAAACGTCCAGCCCGACTTTAAAATTAGTGCAGAAGGTTCCGGACTTTCATTTTGA
- the LTO1 gene encoding protein LTO1 homolog isoform X2 — MAGSQDMFDGIVMADERFHGEGYQKGYEEGSSLGMIEGRQYGTLHGAKIGSEIGCYQGFAFAWRCLLHGCATEKDSKKMKVLESLIRMIQKFPYDDPTYDKLHEDLDRIRGKFKQLCSLLNVQPDFKISAEGSGLSF; from the exons ATGGCCGGGAGTCAGGACATGTTCGACGGCATCGTGATGGCGGATGAGAG GTTTCACGGGGAAGGTTATCAGAAAGGCTATGAAGAAGGAAGTAGTTTGGGTATGATTGAAGGAAGACAGTATGGCACGTTACATGGAGCTAAAATCGGATCTGAG ATCGGGTGCTACCAAGGTTTTGCCTTTGCTTGGAGATGTCTCCTGCACGGCTGCGCCACTGAGAAAGACAG CAAAAAGATGAAGGTCTTAGAATCGTTGATTAGAATGATTCAGAAATTCCCTTATGATGACCCTACTTATGATAAACTTCATGAAGACTTAGACAGAATTAGAGGGAAATTTAAGCAG ctTTGTTCGTTACTAAACGTCCAGCCCGACTTTAAAATTAGTGCAGAAGGTTCCGGACTTTCATTTTGA